One window of the Lactococcus lactis genome contains the following:
- a CDS encoding potassium transporter Kup, giving the protein MGYESNRSFNKATGAGFIIAMGIVYGDIGTSPLYTMESIVQGQGGLERISETSIIGALSLIIWTLTLITTVKYVWIALKADNNHEGGIFSLFTLVRKYAKWLIIPAMIGGAALLSDGALTPAVTVTSAIEGLRSIPAFHEAFGQQKLPIVIITLAILAVLFLIQRFGTSIVGKVFGPVMFIWFSFLGITGLINLFGDFSVLQAINPYWAIHLLLSPENKAGIFVLGSVFLATTGAEALYSDLGHVGRGNIHVSWPFVKVCIILSYCGQGAWLLQNRGKSLGDINPFFAVLPQNLIIFSVILATLAAIIASQALISGSFTLVSEAIRLKLLPRLRIFYPGETFGQLYIPAVNLGLWLAASFIVVYFQSSAHMEAAYGLAITVTMLMTTTLLTVYLSHYQKVKKVLVGLFFTVFIFIEGLFFAASAVKFMHGGYVVVIIAAMILFVMAIWHKSDQLFYKYLNSSNLNDYKEQMDKLRKDETYDLYHTNVVYLTAKMDKEWIDRSILYSILYKRPKKAKVYWFVKVNVTDEPYTSEYEVDMLGTDFIVCVNLYLGFHMRQEIPRYLRTIVTNLMESGRLPQQNQTYSITPGRKVGDFRFIILEEKLINARQMPGFERFVLQTKEQIKKITASPARWFGLHFSEVTVETVPLVLSDVKNLEIHERISEENQGEA; this is encoded by the coding sequence ATGGGTTATGAATCTAATCGCTCATTTAATAAAGCAACAGGTGCCGGTTTCATCATCGCAATGGGAATTGTTTATGGCGACATCGGAACGAGCCCTCTTTACACAATGGAATCAATTGTCCAAGGCCAAGGGGGGCTTGAGCGAATCTCAGAAACGTCAATTATTGGGGCACTTTCGCTCATTATCTGGACGCTGACATTAATTACAACAGTCAAATATGTGTGGATTGCTTTAAAAGCGGATAATAATCATGAAGGCGGAATTTTTTCATTATTTACTCTCGTTCGCAAGTATGCAAAATGGTTAATTATTCCGGCAATGATTGGTGGTGCTGCTTTGCTTTCTGACGGAGCCTTAACACCTGCCGTAACGGTTACGTCAGCAATAGAAGGCTTGAGGTCAATTCCAGCTTTTCATGAAGCTTTTGGTCAGCAGAAATTACCGATTGTTATTATTACTTTAGCGATTTTAGCGGTCTTATTTTTAATTCAACGATTTGGAACTTCAATCGTTGGTAAAGTGTTTGGACCAGTCATGTTTATTTGGTTTAGTTTTCTTGGAATTACGGGTTTGATTAATCTCTTTGGTGATTTTTCTGTTCTTCAAGCAATTAATCCTTATTGGGCAATTCATTTACTTTTAAGCCCAGAAAATAAAGCTGGAATTTTTGTTTTAGGTTCAGTCTTTCTGGCAACGACGGGCGCAGAAGCTCTTTATTCCGATTTAGGACACGTTGGTCGGGGAAATATTCATGTCAGTTGGCCTTTTGTTAAAGTTTGTATCATCCTATCCTATTGTGGGCAAGGGGCTTGGCTTTTACAAAATCGCGGAAAATCATTAGGAGATATCAATCCATTTTTTGCTGTCCTTCCTCAAAATTTAATCATTTTTTCAGTAATTTTAGCAACCTTGGCGGCAATTATTGCCTCACAGGCATTGATTTCTGGTTCATTTACTCTTGTGTCAGAAGCTATTCGTCTTAAACTCCTTCCTCGATTAAGAATTTTTTATCCAGGAGAAACTTTCGGACAATTATATATTCCAGCCGTAAATTTGGGACTCTGGTTGGCAGCGAGTTTTATTGTTGTCTATTTCCAAAGTTCTGCTCACATGGAAGCGGCTTATGGTTTAGCAATCACAGTAACCATGCTTATGACAACAACATTGTTAACTGTCTATTTAAGTCACTATCAAAAAGTTAAAAAAGTATTGGTTGGCCTATTTTTCACCGTCTTTATCTTTATTGAAGGCTTGTTTTTTGCAGCTTCCGCTGTAAAATTTATGCATGGCGGTTATGTCGTTGTGATTATTGCTGCCATGATTCTATTTGTTATGGCAATCTGGCATAAATCTGATCAGCTTTTTTATAAATATCTTAATTCTTCAAATCTTAATGATTATAAAGAACAAATGGACAAACTCCGCAAAGATGAAACTTACGACCTTTATCATACGAATGTTGTTTATTTAACGGCTAAAATGGATAAAGAATGGATTGACCGTTCAATCTTGTATTCTATTTTGTATAAGCGTCCTAAAAAAGCTAAAGTTTACTGGTTTGTGAAGGTTAATGTTACAGATGAGCCTTATACTTCTGAATACGAAGTGGATATGCTAGGAACTGATTTTATTGTCTGTGTTAATCTATATCTCGGTTTTCATATGCGTCAAGAAATTCCTAGGTATTTACGGACGATTGTGACCAACTTGATGGAGTCAGGACGATTACCACAACAAAATCAAACTTATAGTATTACACCAGGACGAAAAGTTGGGGATTTCCGTTTTATTATTTTAGAAGAAAAACTAATTAATGCAAGACAAATGCCTGGATTTGAACGATTTGTTCTTCAAACAAAAGAGCAAATTAAAAAAATTACAGCTTCGCCAGCACGTTGGTTTGGTCTTCACTTTTCAGAAGTGACGGTTGAAACTGTTCCTTTGGTTCTCTCGGATGTTAAAAATTTGGAAATTCACGAACGAATTTCAGAAGAAAATCAAGGAGAAGCATAA
- the gndA gene encoding NADP-dependent phosphogluconate dehydrogenase, whose translation MAQANFGVVGMAVMGKNLALNVESRGYTVAIYNRTTSKTEEVYKEHQDKNLVLTKTLEEFVGSLEKPRRIMLMVQAGAATDATIKSLLPLLDKGDILIDGGNTHFPDTMRRNAELADSGINFIGTGVSGGEKGALLGPSMMPGGQKEAYDLVAPIFEQIAAKAPQDGKPCVAYMGANGAGHYVKMVHNGIEYGDMQLIAESYDLLKRVLGLSNAEIQAIFEEWNEGELDSYLIEITKEVLKRKDDEGEGYIVDKILDKAGNKGTGKWTSESALDLGVPLPLITESVFARYISTYKDERVKASKVLSGPAVNFSGDKKEVIEKIRKALYFSKIMSYAQGFAQLRKASEEFDWDLPYGTIAQIWRAGCIIRAEFLQNITDAFDKDSELENLLLDDYFVDITKRYQEAVRDVVSLAVQAGIPIPTFTSAISYYDSYRSENLPANLIQAQRDYFGAHTYERTDKAGIFHYDWYTED comes from the coding sequence ATGGCACAAGCAAACTTTGGTGTTGTCGGAATGGCTGTAATGGGGAAAAACCTTGCACTCAACGTAGAGTCACGTGGTTATACCGTTGCAATTTACAACCGTACGACTTCAAAAACTGAAGAAGTTTATAAAGAACATCAAGATAAGAATCTTGTTCTCACTAAAACACTTGAAGAATTTGTTGGAAGTCTTGAAAAACCACGTCGTATCATGCTCATGGTTCAAGCAGGAGCAGCGACAGATGCGACAATTAAATCACTTTTACCACTCTTGGATAAAGGCGATATCTTGATTGATGGTGGAAATACTCATTTCCCAGACACAATGCGTCGTAATGCTGAACTTGCAGACTCAGGTATTAACTTCATCGGTACAGGAGTTTCTGGTGGTGAAAAAGGTGCGCTTTTAGGCCCATCAATGATGCCTGGTGGTCAAAAAGAAGCCTACGATTTGGTTGCACCAATTTTTGAACAAATCGCAGCTAAAGCTCCTCAAGATGGTAAACCATGTGTGGCTTACATGGGAGCAAACGGTGCTGGACATTACGTTAAAATGGTTCACAACGGAATTGAGTACGGCGATATGCAATTGATTGCTGAATCTTATGATTTGTTGAAACGTGTTCTTGGTCTTAGCAATGCAGAAATTCAAGCCATTTTTGAAGAATGGAATGAAGGCGAACTTGATAGCTACCTCATTGAAATCACTAAAGAAGTATTGAAACGTAAAGATGATGAAGGCGAAGGCTACATCGTTGATAAAATTCTTGATAAAGCAGGAAACAAAGGAACTGGTAAATGGACTTCAGAGTCTGCCCTTGACCTTGGTGTACCACTTCCATTGATTACAGAATCAGTATTTGCTCGTTACATTTCAACTTATAAAGATGAACGTGTTAAAGCAAGCAAAGTTTTATCTGGACCAGCGGTTAATTTCTCAGGCGATAAAAAAGAAGTCATTGAAAAAATCCGCAAAGCGCTATATTTCTCAAAAATTATGAGTTATGCTCAAGGATTTGCTCAACTTCGTAAAGCTTCAGAAGAATTTGATTGGGACTTGCCTTACGGTACAATTGCACAAATTTGGCGTGCTGGATGTATCATTCGTGCAGAATTCCTCCAAAATATTACTGATGCTTTCGACAAAGATAGCGAACTTGAAAACCTCTTGCTTGATGACTACTTTGTAGACATCACAAAACGTTATCAAGAAGCTGTTCGTGATGTAGTTTCACTTGCTGTTCAAGCAGGAATTCCAATTCCAACATTCACATCAGCAATTAGCTACTACGATAGCTATCGTTCTGAAAATCTTCCAGCTAACTTGATTCAAGCCCAACGTGATTACTTCGGTGCTCACACTTATGAACGTACAGACAAAGCTGGAATCTTCCACTACGACTGGTACACGGAAGATTAA